The genomic interval TTTAAGTGTGTCGTCACGCATCTTGGCTATCCGCGATATTGGGGGAGGTACCTCACGACGGTCCCTAATGTAAGCGACGGTCTAACACCGGAAGAAATCAGCTTCTTGCAGCGGAAAGGGGTCAAGGTGATGCCGATCTATAACGTATTTCGAGAAGCCATTGGCTACTGGGAGGGGCGTGTAGCGGCAGCAAACACGATTTTTCACTTGGAGCGACTAGGTTTTCCAAAAGGGTCTTTTGCCTTCGGGAATGTCGAGCACTTTTTCCAAATTGATGAAGCCTGGATCCGGGGTTGGGTAGACCGATTCTATCCGAGTGGCTATAAGCCGGGACTTTATCATGATCCGGTAAAGGGGATGTTTAGTGAAGCCTATTGTGAGGCGGTGAAGAACGACGAAAAGGTCAAAGCTCAGCTCGTGCTATGGAGCGCGGAACCGGAAGTGGGAACCTTGGGAGCGAAGAAAGCACCTAAATACCAACCGGCAGCCCCATCTTGTTCTGCGAATGTGTGGGCTTGGCAGTACGGTCGGGATCATGAAACCTGTCCCGTGGATACGAACCTGATCGATAAGCGAGTGTTTGAAGGGCTCTGGTAGGCCGATTGCCAGGCAGCCCTTTTTTGTATAGAAACCATATTTTGGTAACATACTAATCCAAAAAAGAAGGAGCTGGATGCTATCATGCCAAAAGACCCGAAAAACCAACATACAGAGCCAACCATTGCACCGGGACTTGATATCGATGAGTTGGAAGAGGATGCAACCGACGAAGAGGTAGCCGAAGGCGACTACACCTCGGTAACCAAGTTGTTTCTCGATCGTACTCCCGATGAATAATGCG from Ammoniphilus sp. CFH 90114 carries:
- a CDS encoding glycoside hydrolase domain-containing protein, whose protein sequence is MLWGVDSAVRVGEELFKCVVTHLGYPRYWGRYLTTVPNVSDGLTPEEISFLQRKGVKVMPIYNVFREAIGYWEGRVAAANTIFHLERLGFPKGSFAFGNVEHFFQIDEAWIRGWVDRFYPSGYKPGLYHDPVKGMFSEAYCEAVKNDEKVKAQLVLWSAEPEVGTLGAKKAPKYQPAAPSCSANVWAWQYGRDHETCPVDTNLIDKRVFEGLW